The DNA sequence TACGTCGACAACATTGACACCCGACCGGTTTGCCCTCATGTCGTGCTGACGATCAATGCTTTTTGAGTCGGTGAGGTATCGGGTACTGGTGCAGCCACCAAAAACAATGATGGCTGCCAGTGCCAGAGATATTAATTTCAGACGATTCATCAAATTTGTGAATAATCTGTTGGTGTCAGAAATTTACGGTGAACTTTACTTACCGTATCAGCATAAATTGGTTTTGCCGACATGGCTTTCCATTCCGGGCTATCTACAAAATTCTTCCAGTTTGCTTCCCGTTGATCCATATCTTTAAACCACAACATATACATTAACGCGGGCATAAATTTCCCTGCCAATATTTTACTGAAAAATACCGGATGAAGTTCAACCTTATCAAATAATGGTAGTTCCTCGTTATTAAACATGGCGATTTTTCGACGGGCAGCATCTTCATTGTAACTTTCATAAGTACGAAGCTCAAACAATCCTCTGCTCTTGTCCGGAGTGCGATGTTTGGGTATTGCGTCAAAAGCTTCTGTCAAGAAAGTTTCGTACCGTTCAAACACTGGCTTGGCTGCTGGTAATTCAAAATAGGTTTTGGCTGCTGCCAAATATTCACTGTTTGTTGTTAGTTCTTTCTGAAGTTTAAAATAAACATCGGTAGATGGATATACAAACAAGATGTAAACCTTCGGCGGTTCTTCTTTATCGAGTTCTTCGAAAGCCCCGAGTTTAACCCCAAATTTGGCAAACAGCGGCATTAAAGCTTCGGTGAAGTACGATTTCAGGATATTTTTTGATCCTCCTCCAGTGAGCTGGTAGATTCGGAATTCATAGAATTCTTTGTCCGAAACAGGAAGGTTTGTAGCGGAGGCAATTCCTCCGGTAGCTGCTACTGCGGCAACCGCAGCCGAGCTTTTCAGAAAATTTCTTCGTTGCATGGTTTGTTGGTTTTAAGTTTGCATAAAAATAAACATTTTAACAAAAGAAAAGCGATTGCTGATCATTTACTTTTGCCCCCTATGCCCGAACGATTGCATCGTGTGGTATTTTTTCAATTATTCTTTTATTCTTTTCCTCACCACGCGATATAATCGTGCGGTAGCACGGGGTTATAAATGATTTTTAGAGCTTTGCTCCACCCGATGCTTCAATACGCTGTGCATTTACCCATTTTGCTTCTTCAGAGCACAGAAAAGCCACAACACCACCAATGTCTTCCGGTTCACCTACACGACCAAGTGCAGTAGTACTTGCCGTTAATTTTCTTCTTTCTTCATTGTCTTTAGTTGCACCATCGGCAAAGTCAGTTGCAGTGGCACCAGGAGCTACTACATTGGCTGTAATTCTTCTTTTTCCTAATTCGTTGGCGAGATATTTCGTATAAGTTTCAATGGCA is a window from the Aquipluma nitroreducens genome containing:
- a CDS encoding NIPSNAP family protein, whose protein sequence is MQRRNFLKSSAAVAAVAATGGIASATNLPVSDKEFYEFRIYQLTGGGSKNILKSYFTEALMPLFAKFGVKLGAFEELDKEEPPKVYILFVYPSTDVYFKLQKELTTNSEYLAAAKTYFELPAAKPVFERYETFLTEAFDAIPKHRTPDKSRGLFELRTYESYNEDAARRKIAMFNNEELPLFDKVELHPVFFSKILAGKFMPALMYMLWFKDMDQREANWKNFVDSPEWKAMSAKPIYADTVSKVHRKFLTPTDYSQI